A portion of the Cellulophaga algicola DSM 14237 genome contains these proteins:
- a CDS encoding GNAT family N-acetyltransferase — MAVSIIPYESIHSKDFYDLNVAWLKKYFYVEEKDKELLTDCENTILKKNGHIFFAKYEGKIVGCFSFLKVNATSFELGKMAVNEKYQGLKIGQELLKFAIRFGEKSDWDKIILYSSTKLPHALYLYRKYNFVEVPLETDLPYARSDIKMELQLK; from the coding sequence ATGGCCGTTAGTATAATACCTTACGAATCAATACATTCCAAAGATTTTTATGATTTAAACGTAGCATGGTTAAAAAAATATTTTTATGTAGAAGAAAAGGATAAAGAACTACTTACTGATTGCGAAAATACCATACTGAAAAAAAACGGACATATTTTCTTTGCAAAGTATGAAGGAAAAATCGTTGGCTGTTTCTCGTTCCTTAAAGTTAATGCTACTAGTTTTGAATTAGGAAAAATGGCTGTTAATGAAAAATACCAAGGACTTAAAATTGGACAAGAATTATTAAAATTTGCAATACGGTTTGGTGAGAAAAGCGATTGGGATAAAATTATTTTGTATTCAAGTACTAAACTTCCACACGCTTTATACCTTTATAGAAAATATAACTTTGTGGAGGTACCCTTAGAAACGGATTTACCTTATGCCAGAAGTGATATTAAAATGGAACTACAATTAAAATAA
- a CDS encoding M24 family metallopeptidase produces MKKITLTLALLYSLISLAQHILPEKERALVIDEILEERFDVLLPTLMDAAAIDMWIVMSREYNEDPVIKTMLPATWLNARRRTILLFYRNKAKNTIEKLAIARYDVGKSIVSAWDKKKQPDQWKRLIELIQERNPNKIGLNFSKDHNIADGLDKTDYDEFMSYLPKKMHSKVSSAEQLAVRWIETRTPREMIIYNQLVDITHDIIAEAFSEKVITPGVTTTTEVEWWMRQKVTDLGLETWFHPTVDVQRSSEKLVAHLYSFSGRPDGLTIVPGDLLHCDFGITYLRLNTDCQELAYVLKPEERTAPKFLVKGLMEGNKVQDFLTKNMIEGKTGNEILAKALKEAKADGLKPSIYTHPLGTYGHSAGTTIGMWDSQDGVMKDDGENYPLNKNTVYAIELNTTITIPEWNRDIRIMLEEAGFYGENGFRYVNWRQTELLLIPRVKNYQGN; encoded by the coding sequence ATGAAAAAAATAACGCTAACCTTAGCCTTGTTGTATTCCTTAATTAGTCTCGCGCAGCACATATTACCAGAGAAAGAAAGAGCTCTAGTAATCGATGAAATCCTAGAAGAACGCTTTGATGTATTGCTCCCTACTTTGATGGATGCTGCAGCTATTGATATGTGGATTGTGATGTCTCGGGAATATAATGAAGATCCTGTTATTAAGACCATGTTGCCTGCAACTTGGTTAAATGCGCGTAGAAGAACCATCCTTTTATTTTATAGAAACAAAGCAAAGAATACCATAGAGAAATTGGCGATAGCACGTTATGATGTGGGTAAAAGCATTGTTTCTGCTTGGGATAAAAAAAAGCAACCAGATCAATGGAAAAGACTTATAGAATTAATTCAAGAACGAAACCCAAATAAGATTGGACTTAATTTTTCTAAAGACCATAATATCGCTGATGGTTTGGATAAAACAGATTATGACGAGTTCATGAGCTATTTACCTAAGAAAATGCATTCCAAAGTAAGCTCTGCAGAACAACTTGCAGTGCGATGGATAGAAACGCGAACGCCACGTGAAATGATTATTTATAACCAATTAGTAGACATAACACATGATATTATCGCAGAAGCATTCTCAGAAAAAGTAATTACTCCAGGTGTTACAACCACAACAGAAGTGGAGTGGTGGATGCGCCAAAAAGTTACCGATTTAGGCTTGGAGACATGGTTTCATCCTACGGTAGATGTGCAACGCAGTAGCGAAAAATTAGTAGCTCATTTGTATTCATTTTCAGGCAGACCCGATGGTTTAACTATTGTACCGGGAGATCTATTGCATTGCGATTTTGGGATTACGTATCTAAGGTTAAATACCGATTGTCAGGAGTTAGCCTATGTTTTAAAACCAGAAGAGAGAACAGCACCTAAATTTTTAGTAAAGGGATTAATGGAAGGGAATAAAGTTCAAGATTTTCTGACTAAAAATATGATAGAAGGAAAAACAGGGAACGAAATTTTGGCAAAAGCATTAAAAGAAGCAAAAGCTGATGGATTAAAACCATCAATATACACACATCCGTTAGGGACTTACGGACATTCTGCAGGGACTACTATCGGAATGTGGGATTCGCAAGATGGAGTTATGAAAGATGACGGTGAAAATTATCCATTAAATAAAAATACCGTTTACGCTATAGAATTGAATACAACGATTACGATTCCTGAGTGGAATAGAGATATTCGTATTATGCTTGAAGAAGCAGGTTTCTATGGCGAAAACGGATTTAGATATGTAAATTGGCGACAAACGGAATTACTATTAATTCCGCGTGTTAAAAATTATCAAGGCAACTAA
- a CDS encoding acyl-CoA carboxylase subunit beta, whose protein sequence is MDINFNKNEDHNKLLLSALKKRLATVKLGGGKSRIDKQHAQGKMTARERVDYLLDDKAESIEVGAFVGDGMYKEHGGCPSGGVVVKIGYVKGKQCIVVANDATVKAGAWFPITAKKNLRAQEIAIENKLPIIYLVDSAGVYLPLQDEIFPDKEHFGRIFRNNAVMSSMGITQISAVMGSCVAGGAYLPIMSDEALIVDKTGSIFLAGSYLVKAAIGESIDNETLGGATTHCEISGVTDYKSKDDADALDTIKNIMSKIGDFDKAGYNRIKSEKPKENPQDIYGILPKSRSDQYDMVEIIKRLVDDSDFEQYKEGYGKTILTGYARIDGWAVGIVANQRKVVKTTTGEMQFGGVIYSDSADKATRFIANCNQKKIPLIFLQDVTGFMVGSKSEHGGIIKDGAKMVNAVSNSVVPKFTIIIGNSYGAGNYAMCGKAYDPRLIVAWPSAELAVMSGNSAAKVLLQIEKASLKKKGEEITPEKEAELFNKIKNRYDDQVSPYYAASRLWTDGIIDPLDTRKWISMGIDAANHAPIEKPFNLGVIQV, encoded by the coding sequence ATGGATATCAACTTCAATAAAAACGAAGATCATAATAAATTACTTTTATCAGCATTAAAGAAAAGACTAGCTACTGTTAAATTAGGTGGTGGAAAAAGCCGAATTGACAAGCAACATGCTCAAGGTAAAATGACCGCTAGAGAGCGGGTTGATTATTTATTAGATGACAAAGCGGAATCTATAGAGGTTGGTGCTTTTGTCGGCGACGGTATGTATAAAGAACACGGAGGTTGCCCTTCTGGTGGTGTAGTCGTAAAAATAGGATATGTAAAAGGCAAGCAGTGTATTGTTGTTGCTAATGATGCTACTGTAAAAGCAGGTGCATGGTTCCCTATTACCGCAAAAAAGAATTTAAGAGCTCAAGAAATTGCTATTGAGAATAAACTTCCCATAATTTATTTAGTAGATAGTGCTGGCGTCTATTTGCCCTTACAGGATGAAATTTTCCCAGATAAAGAGCATTTCGGGCGTATTTTTAGAAATAACGCAGTCATGAGTAGCATGGGAATTACCCAAATATCTGCTGTAATGGGCAGCTGTGTGGCTGGTGGAGCATACTTACCTATCATGAGTGATGAAGCTTTAATTGTAGACAAAACCGGGAGTATATTTTTAGCGGGAAGTTATTTGGTAAAAGCTGCTATTGGCGAAAGTATTGATAACGAAACATTAGGCGGTGCCACAACTCATTGTGAGATTAGTGGGGTAACAGATTATAAGTCAAAAGACGATGCTGATGCTTTAGATACGATTAAAAATATCATGAGTAAGATTGGTGATTTTGATAAAGCGGGTTATAATAGAATTAAGTCCGAAAAACCAAAAGAAAATCCTCAAGACATTTACGGAATCTTACCTAAATCAAGATCTGATCAATATGATATGGTTGAAATCATCAAACGTTTGGTTGATGATTCTGATTTTGAACAATACAAAGAAGGTTACGGAAAAACGATATTAACGGGGTATGCGCGTATTGACGGCTGGGCTGTTGGTATTGTCGCAAACCAACGTAAAGTTGTAAAAACGACAACAGGTGAAATGCAATTTGGCGGAGTTATCTATTCTGATTCTGCAGATAAAGCTACCCGATTTATAGCTAATTGTAACCAAAAGAAAATTCCATTAATATTTTTACAAGATGTTACTGGCTTTATGGTAGGAAGCAAAAGTGAACACGGTGGTATTATAAAAGATGGTGCAAAAATGGTAAATGCCGTAAGTAACTCTGTAGTACCAAAATTTACTATCATTATAGGTAATAGTTACGGTGCTGGTAATTATGCCATGTGCGGTAAAGCTTACGACCCCCGCTTAATTGTAGCATGGCCCAGTGCAGAGTTAGCGGTTATGAGTGGTAACTCAGCGGCGAAAGTATTATTACAAATAGAAAAGGCTTCCTTAAAGAAAAAAGGCGAAGAAATTACGCCTGAGAAAGAGGCTGAACTGTTTAATAAAATTAAAAATAGGTATGATGATCAAGTTTCTCCGTATTACGCGGCTTCGCGTTTATGGACCGATGGTATCATCGATCCATTAGATACCCGAAAATGGATTTCTATGGGGATTGATGCTGCGAATCATGCACCGATAGAAAAACCATTTAATTTAGGGGTTATACAGGTTTAG
- a CDS encoding CAL67264 family membrane protein, which produces MNKNTVLAWATFIMIFVGLSLIALGAFRYYEVAGYGFAAVGIGFLAVAWVFNALKGRV; this is translated from the coding sequence ATGAATAAAAACACGGTGCTCGCATGGGCTACTTTTATAATGATTTTTGTAGGATTATCTTTAATAGCCTTAGGGGCTTTTAGGTATTACGAAGTTGCAGGGTATGGTTTTGCAGCTGTAGGAATTGGATTTTTAGCAGTTGCTTGGGTTTTTAATGCCTTGAAAGGAAGAGTTTAA
- a CDS encoding VWA domain-containing protein has protein sequence MKNTLLLFFIAMLSNTINAQVKTISGIVSDQTGPLPGVQVYIDKAASGTETDFDGKYSISASKGDKLVFAYLGYDTKEISVTDTLIINVILEVASNQLDEVVIVGYGVQKKRSTTAALTVVHSESIQRRTRSRNVKNNSPQPVHNQLAESQLSGISYSPAEIKISGNKTVSENNLPLYIVDGVAIHTKNNSIVANLDPDTIDKIKVYKGNKAIGLYGSSAKNGCIVIRTKRGNYKITNDEKYAQLTENPFKRLALSPLSTFSIDVDKAGYSNIRRLINAGSQIPIDAVKIEEMINYFDYDYPQPLGEHPFSINLEAAKTPWNAATKIVRIGLQGKEYLNEDLPASNLTFLIDVSGSMNNQNKLPLLKSAFKLLVHQLREKDRVSIVVYAGAAGVVLEPTGGNDKEKIIKALDNLSAGGSTAGGEGIELAYALAEKNFKPNKNNRVIMATDGDFNVGASSDKDMETLIEEKRKSGIFLSVLGFGMGNYKDSKLEKLADKGNGNHAYIDTMQEAQKIFGEEFGGTLYTIAKDVKIQIEFNPTKVQAYRLIGYENRLLADEDFIDDRKDAGELGSGHTVTALYEIIPVGVESEFLKEIPDLKYTQPELKNEYSDDLFTVKFRYKKPNEDKSIEMVAVYKNQFTEMTPDFKFSSAVALFGMHLRKSQYLNNANLNDVLTLATSGKGTDQKGYRSEFIRLVKTVDSSL, from the coding sequence ATGAAAAACACGTTACTACTATTTTTTATTGCAATGTTAAGCAATACAATCAACGCACAAGTAAAAACCATAAGTGGCATTGTATCAGACCAAACAGGACCCTTACCAGGAGTACAAGTATATATAGATAAAGCGGCTAGTGGTACTGAGACCGATTTTGATGGCAAGTATTCTATAAGTGCATCAAAAGGAGATAAACTCGTGTTTGCCTATTTAGGCTATGATACGAAAGAAATAAGCGTTACAGATACTTTAATAATTAACGTTATACTTGAAGTCGCTTCAAATCAACTAGATGAAGTAGTTATTGTAGGATATGGAGTTCAAAAAAAACGAAGTACAACTGCTGCCCTTACCGTAGTACATTCGGAAAGTATTCAGCGTAGGACAAGGTCTAGGAACGTTAAAAATAACAGTCCTCAACCGGTACATAATCAGCTAGCAGAGTCTCAATTATCAGGGATTTCATATAGTCCGGCAGAAATTAAAATTAGTGGAAATAAAACGGTTTCAGAAAATAATCTACCGCTCTACATCGTAGATGGGGTGGCAATTCATACTAAGAACAATAGTATCGTTGCAAATTTAGATCCTGATACTATTGATAAAATTAAGGTGTATAAAGGAAATAAAGCAATTGGCCTGTATGGTAGTTCTGCTAAAAATGGGTGTATTGTTATTCGTACTAAAAGAGGAAATTATAAAATTACTAATGATGAAAAATATGCTCAACTAACAGAGAATCCGTTTAAGCGATTAGCTTTAAGTCCACTTTCTACATTTTCTATAGATGTAGATAAAGCGGGGTATAGTAATATTCGTAGGCTAATTAATGCAGGAAGTCAAATTCCTATTGATGCTGTGAAGATTGAAGAAATGATTAATTATTTTGATTATGACTATCCGCAACCTTTAGGAGAACATCCTTTTTCTATTAACCTTGAGGCCGCTAAAACTCCTTGGAATGCTGCTACTAAAATAGTGCGCATTGGGTTGCAGGGTAAAGAATACTTAAATGAAGACTTGCCAGCATCTAATCTTACGTTTTTAATTGATGTTTCAGGGTCTATGAATAATCAAAATAAATTACCACTTTTAAAATCGGCTTTCAAGCTATTGGTACATCAACTGCGAGAAAAAGATAGAGTTTCTATAGTCGTTTATGCAGGAGCAGCTGGTGTCGTTTTAGAACCAACAGGTGGTAATGATAAGGAAAAAATAATAAAGGCATTAGATAATTTAAGCGCGGGTGGTTCTACAGCAGGAGGAGAGGGTATAGAATTGGCTTATGCATTAGCAGAAAAGAATTTTAAACCGAATAAAAACAATAGGGTTATTATGGCAACCGATGGCGATTTTAATGTAGGAGCTTCTTCCGATAAGGATATGGAAACCCTGATTGAAGAAAAACGTAAATCAGGAATTTTCTTATCTGTATTAGGATTTGGAATGGGGAATTATAAAGATTCTAAATTAGAGAAATTAGCAGATAAAGGAAATGGGAATCATGCGTATATAGATACGATGCAAGAGGCGCAAAAAATATTTGGAGAAGAGTTTGGAGGAACCTTATATACCATTGCTAAAGATGTTAAAATACAGATAGAATTTAATCCAACAAAAGTACAAGCTTACCGCTTAATTGGGTATGAAAACAGATTGTTAGCAGATGAAGATTTTATCGATGATAGAAAAGATGCAGGAGAATTGGGTAGCGGTCATACGGTTACGGCACTCTATGAAATAATTCCTGTTGGTGTAGAAAGTGAATTTCTTAAAGAGATACCAGACTTAAAATACACCCAACCAGAATTAAAAAATGAGTATTCGGATGATCTTTTTACCGTAAAATTTAGATATAAAAAGCCGAACGAAGATAAAAGTATAGAAATGGTAGCGGTATATAAAAATCAATTTACAGAAATGACTCCAGATTTTAAATTCTCTTCTGCTGTAGCACTTTTTGGAATGCATTTAAGAAAATCTCAGTATTTAAATAATGCGAACTTAAACGATGTATTGACTTTAGCAACTTCGGGAAAAGGAACAGATCAGAAAGGATATCGATCAGAATTTATTCGTTTAGTGAAAACAGTAGATAGTAGTCTTTAA
- the ettA gene encoding energy-dependent translational throttle protein EttA — translation MSDDKKVIFSMSGVTKTYKTANTPVLKNIYLSFFYGAKIGILGLNGSGKSTLLKIIAGVDKNFQGDVVFSPGYRVGYLEQEPQLDEDKTVLEIVKEGVADTVAILDEYNKINDMFGLEEVYSDADKMDKLMARQAVLQDEIDAANAWELDTKLEIAMDALRTPDSDKKIGVLSGGERRRVALCRLLLQEPEILLLDEPTNHLDAESVHWLEHHLAAYKGTVIAVTHDRYFLDNVAGWILELDRGEGIPWKGNYSSWLDQKSKRMADESKVASKRQKTLERELEWVRQGAKGRQTKQKARLNNYDKLMSQDQKVLDEKLEIYIPNGPRLGTNVIEAVGVSKAYGDKLLYEDLNFKLPQAGIVGVIGPNGAGKTTIFRMVMGEEKSDKGEFVVGDTAKIAYVDQSHSNIDPEKTIWQNFSDEQEMIMMGGRQVNSRAYLSRFNFSGSEQNKKVNMLSGGERNRLHLAMTLKEEGNVLLLDEPTNDLDVNTLRALEEGLENFAGCAVVISHDRWFLDRICTHILAFEGDSQVYFFEGSFSDYEENKKKRLVGDLMPKRIKYKKLIR, via the coding sequence ATGTCTGACGATAAGAAAGTAATTTTTTCCATGTCTGGGGTTACTAAAACCTATAAAACGGCAAATACACCCGTTTTAAAAAATATTTATTTAAGCTTTTTTTACGGAGCTAAAATAGGTATTCTTGGTCTTAATGGATCAGGAAAGTCTACACTCCTAAAAATTATAGCAGGAGTTGATAAGAATTTTCAAGGAGATGTGGTTTTCTCTCCGGGCTACCGCGTAGGTTACCTAGAACAAGAGCCACAATTAGATGAGGATAAAACAGTGCTTGAAATTGTAAAAGAGGGTGTTGCAGATACGGTTGCAATTCTTGATGAATACAACAAGATAAATGATATGTTTGGGTTAGAAGAAGTATATTCTGATGCAGATAAGATGGATAAGCTAATGGCGCGTCAAGCCGTGTTGCAAGATGAAATAGATGCCGCAAATGCTTGGGAATTAGATACCAAATTAGAAATTGCTATGGATGCTTTACGTACTCCAGATTCTGATAAAAAGATTGGGGTTTTATCTGGAGGAGAGCGTAGGCGTGTAGCCTTATGCCGTTTGTTATTACAAGAGCCAGAAATATTGTTATTAGATGAACCTACGAACCACTTAGATGCAGAATCTGTACATTGGTTAGAGCATCATTTAGCAGCATATAAAGGAACTGTTATTGCCGTAACGCATGATAGATACTTTTTAGATAATGTTGCGGGTTGGATTTTAGAATTAGATAGGGGAGAAGGTATTCCTTGGAAAGGAAATTATTCTAGCTGGTTAGATCAGAAGTCTAAGCGTATGGCAGATGAAAGTAAGGTTGCTTCCAAACGTCAAAAAACATTAGAACGCGAGTTAGAGTGGGTACGTCAAGGAGCAAAAGGCCGTCAGACTAAGCAAAAAGCACGTTTAAATAATTACGATAAGTTAATGAGTCAAGACCAAAAGGTACTTGATGAAAAACTTGAAATTTATATTCCTAATGGTCCACGTTTAGGAACCAATGTTATTGAAGCCGTTGGGGTTAGTAAAGCATACGGAGACAAACTTTTATACGAAGATCTTAATTTTAAACTTCCACAAGCAGGTATCGTTGGGGTTATTGGACCAAACGGTGCTGGTAAAACTACCATTTTTAGAATGGTGATGGGAGAAGAGAAATCTGATAAGGGAGAATTTGTAGTGGGTGATACTGCTAAAATCGCATATGTAGATCAAAGTCACTCTAACATTGATCCAGAGAAAACAATCTGGCAAAACTTTAGTGATGAGCAAGAAATGATCATGATGGGAGGCCGTCAAGTAAATTCTCGCGCATATTTAAGTCGCTTTAACTTTTCAGGAAGTGAACAAAATAAAAAAGTGAATATGTTGTCTGGGGGGGAACGTAACCGCTTACATTTAGCAATGACCCTAAAAGAAGAAGGGAATGTATTGCTTCTAGATGAACCTACAAACGATCTTGATGTAAATACATTACGTGCATTAGAAGAAGGTTTAGAGAATTTTGCGGGTTGTGCCGTTGTTATTTCTCACGACCGTTGGTTCTTAGATCGTATTTGCACCCACATTTTAGCTTTTGAAGGAGATTCTCAAGTATATTTCTTTGAAGGATCATTCTCTGATTATGAAGAGAATAAAAAGAAACGTTTGGTTGGCGATTTAATGCCGAAACGTATTAAGTATAAAAAACTAATTCGTTAA
- a CDS encoding MBL fold metallo-hydrolase, with amino-acid sequence MLMKKLVTLSLLGFFAIGCKENKKEEIGVENYPTETETVLKTEDVITISPIEHASAVLQWGETTIYIDPVGGAGEYTEQKKPNLLLITDIHGDHLDSVTLDSLDLSETKIIVPQAVADKLPENLKSQLQILANGEKAVFNGITIEAIPMYNLREEALKFHTKGRGNGYLLSKDEERIYFSGDTEDIPEMRALKDIDKAFICMNLPYTMTEESAASAVLEFKPKQVYPYHYRGNPEVSDVAKFKKLVNEGDPTIEVIQLDWYPKMDY; translated from the coding sequence ATGCTTATGAAAAAGTTAGTAACACTAAGCTTATTAGGATTTTTTGCGATAGGCTGCAAAGAAAATAAAAAAGAAGAAATAGGTGTCGAAAATTACCCCACTGAAACCGAAACAGTTCTAAAAACGGAAGACGTTATCACTATATCACCTATTGAACATGCTTCTGCTGTATTGCAATGGGGCGAAACTACTATTTATATTGATCCTGTTGGTGGGGCAGGTGAATATACCGAGCAAAAAAAACCTAATCTTTTATTGATAACCGACATACACGGTGACCATTTAGATAGTGTTACTCTAGATTCTTTGGATCTTTCTGAAACTAAAATAATAGTACCACAAGCAGTGGCTGATAAATTACCTGAAAATCTAAAATCGCAATTGCAAATTTTAGCCAATGGGGAAAAGGCAGTTTTTAATGGTATTACTATTGAAGCAATACCAATGTACAACTTACGTGAGGAAGCTTTAAAATTTCATACAAAAGGGAGAGGTAACGGATACCTTTTAAGTAAAGACGAGGAGCGTATTTATTTTTCAGGTGATACCGAAGATATTCCTGAAATGCGTGCTTTAAAAGATATTGATAAGGCTTTCATTTGTATGAACCTTCCTTATACAATGACGGAAGAAAGCGCAGCGAGTGCTGTTTTAGAATTTAAGCCTAAACAAGTGTATCCTTACCATTACAGAGGAAATCCGGAGGTGAGTGATGTTGCTAAGTTTAAGAAATTAGTCAATGAAGGAGATCCTACTATCGAAGTGATCCAATTAGATTGGTATCCGAAAATGGATTATTAA
- the fumC gene encoding class II fumarate hydratase: MSFRIEKDTMGNVEVPSDKYWGAQTERSRNNFKIGPIGSMPLDIVYGFAYLKKAAAYANHKLGVLSEEKRDFIAQVCDEILAKKHDDQFPLVIWQTGSGTQSNMNVNEVIANRAQELAGRIIGAGEKVIQPNDDVNKSQSSNDTFPTGMHIAAYKKIIEVTIPGVTQLRDTLHKKTIEFKNVVKIGRTHLMDATPLTLGQEFSGYVSQLDHGLKALKNTLPHLAELALGGTAVGTGLNTPEGYDVIVADFIAEFTGLPFVTAENKFEALAAHDAIVESHGALKQLAVSLNKIANDIRMMASGPRSGIGEIIIPANEPGSSIMPGKVNPTQCEALTMVCAQVMGNDVAISVGGTQGHYELNVFKPMMAANILQSAELLGDACASFEENCAVGIEPNHEVIKQLLNNSLMLVTALNTKIGYYKAAEIANTAHKNGTTLKVEAINLGYVTAEDYDEWVKPEEMVGTLK; encoded by the coding sequence ATGAGTTTTAGAATAGAAAAAGACACGATGGGTAATGTAGAAGTTCCATCGGATAAATATTGGGGCGCCCAAACAGAACGTTCAAGAAACAATTTTAAAATAGGGCCAATTGGGTCTATGCCATTAGATATTGTATACGGATTTGCTTACTTAAAAAAAGCTGCAGCCTATGCAAATCATAAGTTAGGAGTTCTTTCTGAAGAAAAAAGAGATTTTATCGCCCAAGTTTGTGATGAAATTCTAGCAAAAAAACATGATGACCAATTCCCTTTAGTTATTTGGCAGACTGGTTCTGGTACTCAGAGCAATATGAATGTTAATGAGGTTATTGCAAATAGAGCACAGGAGCTTGCTGGCAGAATTATTGGAGCGGGCGAAAAAGTAATTCAGCCTAATGATGATGTAAACAAATCTCAATCTTCTAATGACACTTTTCCAACAGGAATGCATATTGCTGCATATAAGAAAATTATTGAGGTAACTATTCCTGGAGTAACGCAGCTACGTGATACATTACACAAAAAAACGATCGAATTTAAAAACGTTGTAAAAATTGGACGTACCCATTTAATGGATGCTACTCCCCTAACTTTAGGACAAGAATTCTCTGGGTATGTATCACAATTAGATCACGGATTAAAAGCATTAAAAAACACATTACCTCACTTAGCAGAACTTGCTCTTGGAGGAACAGCCGTAGGAACTGGTTTAAACACTCCTGAAGGTTACGATGTTATAGTAGCTGATTTTATAGCTGAGTTTACAGGATTACCTTTTGTAACTGCTGAAAATAAATTTGAAGCTTTAGCTGCCCATGATGCTATTGTAGAAAGTCATGGAGCATTAAAACAACTAGCGGTATCCTTAAACAAAATTGCTAATGATATTAGAATGATGGCTTCTGGCCCACGTTCGGGAATTGGCGAAATTATTATTCCAGCGAATGAACCTGGTAGTTCAATTATGCCAGGAAAAGTTAATCCTACGCAATGTGAGGCATTAACGATGGTATGCGCTCAGGTTATGGGTAATGATGTCGCAATTAGCGTTGGTGGTACTCAAGGACATTATGAGTTAAATGTATTTAAACCTATGATGGCGGCAAACATTTTGCAGTCTGCAGAACTTCTTGGAGATGCGTGTGCAAGTTTTGAAGAAAATTGTGCTGTGGGCATTGAGCCTAATCATGAAGTTATTAAGCAATTACTTAATAATTCATTGATGCTAGTCACCGCATTAAATACTAAAATAGGATATTATAAAGCTGCCGAAATTGCAAATACTGCACATAAAAACGGAACTACTCTAAAAGTAGAGGCTATTAATCTTGGGTATGTAACTGCAGAAGATTACGATGAATGGGTTAAACCAGAAGAAATGGTTGGAACTTTAAAATAA
- a CDS encoding Gfo/Idh/MocA family protein, giving the protein MKQKLRWGIVGLGSIANHFVKDLALVEASELVAVASRNLDKAQEFSKTYASKYAFGSYEELFKCTEVDVIYIATPHSFHAKIAIDAMYYGKHILCEKPLGVNTAEVVKMFEAAKENNVFLMEALWSRFNPSIQKITELIAEGVIGDIKYVHADFAFPALHRDDENRLLNPNLAGGSLLDIGIYPVFLAYLLLGKPDDIMASSKFYKTGVEMQTAMIFDYPDAQAVLYSGLNSKSAMKAEISGTKGAIYINPRWHEAQGFELELNEKITKFDLPTKGRGYYYEILEVQNCIGNKELESTLWNHEDSRSLIGLLDSIRAKTGVVFPFEE; this is encoded by the coding sequence ATGAAACAGAAACTACGTTGGGGAATAGTTGGTTTAGGGAGTATCGCAAATCATTTTGTAAAAGATCTTGCTTTAGTTGAAGCATCTGAATTGGTAGCGGTAGCATCTAGAAATCTTGATAAAGCTCAAGAATTTTCTAAAACCTATGCCTCTAAATATGCATTTGGTAGTTATGAGGAATTATTTAAATGTACTGAAGTAGATGTTATCTACATTGCCACCCCACATTCATTTCATGCCAAAATAGCTATTGATGCTATGTATTACGGAAAGCATATTTTATGTGAAAAACCCTTAGGAGTGAATACTGCTGAAGTAGTTAAAATGTTTGAAGCTGCTAAAGAAAATAACGTGTTTTTAATGGAAGCCTTATGGAGTCGGTTTAATCCAAGTATTCAAAAAATAACTGAGCTGATTGCAGAGGGTGTTATTGGGGACATAAAATATGTTCATGCTGATTTTGCTTTTCCAGCATTGCATAGAGATGATGAGAATAGACTTTTAAATCCAAATTTGGCAGGAGGTTCACTTTTAGATATAGGTATTTACCCTGTATTTTTAGCGTATTTGTTGTTAGGAAAACCTGATGATATTATGGCGTCTTCTAAGTTTTACAAAACAGGAGTAGAAATGCAGACGGCTATGATTTTTGATTATCCAGATGCACAAGCTGTTTTATATAGCGGATTAAATTCTAAGTCAGCAATGAAAGCTGAGATTTCAGGAACTAAAGGAGCTATTTATATAAATCCAAGATGGCACGAAGCACAAGGTTTTGAGTTGGAACTTAACGAAAAAATTACGAAATTTGATTTACCGACGAAAGGTAGGGGGTATTATTATGAAATTTTGGAAGTTCAAAATTGTATAGGTAATAAGGAATTAGAAAGTACGTTATGGAATCATGAGGATAGCAGGAGTCTCATTGGGTTATTAGATAGTATTAGAGCTAAAACAGGAGTTGTTTTTCCTTTTGAAGAATAA